The following proteins are encoded in a genomic region of Nicotiana sylvestris chromosome 4, ASM39365v2, whole genome shotgun sequence:
- the LOC138890528 gene encoding uncharacterized protein has product MMKRLTFNMHLVEALEQMPGYTKFMKDLVTKKRSMECETIKMTHQVSAIVHSMATKLKDPGAFNIPCTFGSADFAKALCDLGASINLMTYSVFKTLGIGQPRPTSMRLQMADRSMKLPLVLIILGRPFLATEKALVNVEVAVIVDDTSSMIHVEDPFEVVLLNMDVNDDASRVECVNSLHGMGSCSYEPRKLSLDLENRKIPSTKPSIEEPPLLELKSLPPHLRKKLKRDSLDFYWDEPYLFKICMDGVIRKCVPKEEQLSILEACHSSLFGGHNGGVRTASKVLSFGFYWPTLFKYVGGISKRDEMPLNTILEVDIFDVWGIDLMGPFVSSCGNTYILVAVVMSQSGLKP; this is encoded by the exons ATGATGAAGAGACTCACATTCAATATGCATTTGGTagaggcacttgagcaaatgccggggtatactaagttcatgaaagatttggtaacaaagaagaggtcgatggagtgtgaaacaattaaaatgactcatcaagtgagtgccatagtgcattcaatggcaacCAAGCTTAAGGACCCAGGAGCTTTTAATATCCCTTGTACTTTTGGAAGTGCTgattttgccaaggccctttgtgacttgggggctagcataaatttgatgacgtactcggtcttcaagactttgggaatcggacaacctcgacctacctcaatgagacttcaaatggcggatagatCAATGAAGCTacctttgg tgttgattattcttggtagacctTTCCTAGCCACGGAAAAGGCATTGGTTAATGTTGAAGTGG ctgtgatagtggatgacacaagttccatgatccatgttgaagatccctttgaggtcgtgcttcttaatatggatgtcaatgatgatgctagtagagtggagtgcgtgaattcattgcatggtatgggttcatgtTCATATGAGCCgaggaagctatctttggatcttgaaaatcgtaAAATTCCAtcaacaaagccatcaattgaggagccaccgctgttggagttgaagtcacttcctccacacctcag gaagaaactcaagcgggatagtttggatttctattgggatgagccatacttgttcaagatttgcatggatggtgtgattcgtaaaTGTGTCCCGaaagaagaacaattgagtatcttagaggcttgccattcttcactcTTTGGTGGACATAATGGTGGGGTGAGAACCGCCTCAAAAGTTCTTAGTTTTGGGTTCTATTGGCCTACCTTGTTCAAATATgtgggtggaatttcaaaaagggatgagatgcctctcaatacaatTCTAgaagtggatatttttgatgtttggggcatcgatttaatgggtccttttgtgagctcttgtgggaacacttacattctcgtggcagtggttatgtctcaaagtgggttgaagccatag